The DNA region AGCTCCAGAAAGCTGCGGGTGGATTCGCGATTGGGTTGGGCGGCTTGAGCTTTCGAGGAGACGAGGGCGGACATTGCTGCTGCACCTGTAATCATTTGGCGACGATCCATATTTCTAACGTATAGCAAATCGTGACCTGCATCCATCTGCTTCTATGGCAATGATTTATTTTGGAGGATGACAACTGGTTGCTTCGCGGCAGTGTTCGCCTTACCATCGCCGTTAGTGGACATTCCTAAGAACAAGTCGAAGGTGGATTTGAATCGGGCCTCTGCGGAGGCGGAGCGGCTGGTCTCGGCTGGTCGGGTAGACGAGGACGCGGCGTTCGAGCTGAAGCTGCGGCCCACGCGGCTGCGCGAGTTTGTAGGCCAGGAGAAGGCCAAGGAGCAATTGGCGATTGCGCTCGAGGCGGCGAAGTCACGCGGCGAGGCGCTCGACCATGTGCTGCTGTTCGGGCCGCCGGGGCTGGGCAAAACCACGCTGGCCACGATCATCGCCAATGAGCTTGAGGTCGGCTATCAGCAGACCTCGGGGCCGGCGTTGCAGATTCAGGGAGACCTGACGGCGATCCTGACCAACCTGCGCGAGCGTCAGGTGCTGTTTCTCGATGAGATTCATCGCTTGCAGCCGGTGCTTGAAGAGAAACTCTACACCGCGCTCGAGGACTACAAGCTGGACATCATCATCGGGCAGGGCCCGGCGGCGCGCACGCACGTCATGGACATCAAGCCGTTCACCTTTGTCGCAGCGACGACCCGGCCGGGACTGCTTTCGTCTCCGCTGCGGTCGCGGTTTGGGATTCTGCTGCGGCTGGAGTTCTACACCGATGACGAGCTGCGGTTTGTGGTCGAGCGTAGCGCCGAGGTGATGGGAGTTCCCATCGACCGCGATGGCGCGGCGGAGATTGCGATGCGGTCGCGGGGAACTCCGCGAATTGCAAACCGCCTGCTGCGGCGAGTGCGGGACTATGCGCAGGTGCGGGCGCAGGGCATCATCGACAGGCCGGTGGCGCAGGCTGCGCTGACCTTGCTGGAGGTCGACGCACATGGCTTCGACGAGTTGGACCGGCGGCTGCTACGGACGATCATCGAGAAATACGACGGCGGCCCGGTCGGCCTGAACACTCTGGCCGCCGCTCTGGCCGAAGAGCAGGACGCGCTCGAAGAGGTCTACGAGCCCTTCCTGATCCAGATTGGCTTTCTCGACCGGACTCCACGCGGACGTGTAGCAACGCGGCTGGCCTATGAGCATCTTGGCATCGAGATGCCGCGCAAGCTGAGCCTGTTTTAGCCCCGGCATCGCCTTCCGCCGTTCGACTTGCGGGGGTATACCCCCTCTGTACTTTAAGTCTCAAAGTCTTCGAAATAAAGTACTTAAGTCCGGACTTCGGTCTGGACTGGTTAAAGGAAAAGACCCGGCGGTGGGCCGGGTCTCCTGCTTTCTCTCTGATTTAATTGTAGCCGGGGTGTCAAGGGTTTTGGGGTGGGAGAGCGCCAGAGGGATGAGGACTCTGAGATTAGGTGAGCCGAGCTGTCACGCAGTTGAGGGATGGAATTGACGTAGCTTACTCCCATTGCTGGTGATATTTCTTGATCATGCATCGTGTGCTCGTTCTGACATTGCTGAGTACATTTCTTGTCCTTCCTCAAGGACAGAAGCATGCGACTTTTGAGGCTGATGGTCTTGGCCGGATTGATGTGACTTCGTCCTTCCCGGTTGGGGGCTTCCCGACAGCCAACTTCCGGAATAGCTCCGGACGTGTCCTTTATTCCGTTCCCATGGGAAGCACAGACCCTGAGATTTTTCGGATCGAACAGAGATCGCCGGACGATCCGCCTGAGTGGTCCAATCTTGGGCCCTCAAAGATTGTGTACTTCGTTTTGGGATCGAAGGCTCAACAGCGCTCCGTGCTTGCGATCGCACAGTACACGGGAGGTTCGGACTGCGAGTATGTCCCAGCCCTCGTTGGATCGGCGGGGGGACGATTGAAGTCTTGGCTCCAGCAAGAGCCGGTCGTAAATTCTCAGGGCGGCTTTTATGTTGGGGATTTAGGCGGCCACCGCGGATTCGGTCTTGCTGCGTGGACAGACCTTTGGGAGGACGGCGCCCATTATGGAAGTCATCGTTACAACATTCGGCTCTATCGGATCGATCCTGGAACTGGAACCTCTTCACTGATCTTTAAGGCGGATACCAAAAGAAAGTATGGCAAGGGACTGGATGCGCTGAAGGAGTTCGGGTTTCAGTATGAGAACTTCCTCACCAAGTCACCAGCGCTCGGCTGCTGAATGGCTCGGTGTGGAGTGGTTAAAGGTTTGTTCGCGGAGGCGATAACTACAGCAGCGAAGGCGGTTCGCGCTTTGCGCGAATGTCCCCACTCATGCGATGAAGCCGCATGAATGGGGCACCCGGCACCCGGCAGCAGCAGGTCATCTTTTAGGATTCGACCTTCGCCGGGGGAGCACCGGGATCGGGTGGAAGTGCCTTCAGCATCTCTTCGATTTCTGTCACAAATAACTGAACTGACGACTTCAGCACCCTGATCTGCTCCTTCTTCCAAGATCGCTCTTGTCCATCCGGTGTCTTGCCATTCCGATGAACGATATCGTGTCGAAGTTTTATGCCGGCGCGTATGGATTCGGGGATCTCTGGTAATTGCAGTCCGAACGCTTGCTTGTAGATCTTTGTTACGTTGGCCAGGTCGTGCCAGGAGATACCTCCAACGAAACCACGCACGTCGGTCTCGATCGTCTTTGCCCGCTTTAAAACATCTGACAGCGAAATTTGCTTTTCGCGCAGATGGGTGCTGTTATGAACGAACCGCTCAAGATAGGGTCTCTGCTTGAAAACGACGGCGGAGAACGAGTCGCCGAGATATGTTTCTAGCGCAATAACGATGTTCAGATAGAGCAAGCGATAAATCAGCGGACCATCGATTATTGACCGCTTTTCCTTCGCTACGAGTTCAATCTGATTGAGCGCCATCATCAATTCCATATAAGGACCGTCCAGATCAGCTGGCACCCAATCGTCCTTATAGAAATCGTCCTCATCGGGACGAGGAGACCACTCATGATTTAGTTCAGAGAAATCACCCGCCACGGTGTCGATCAGGCCATCTGACACCAAGCCAGAAAACTCATCCCGCAATGCGTCCTTCGGATTGACTGGCTCTCCCCAAATCCACTGATACCCACCCTCTCCAGAGTCATAAGGCAGTTCGTTCGGGTCCATGAATCGCACATCGAACCACCGGCGAAGAACTTGCTCTTGGGCCTCCCTGCCTAATTTGCTCAGCCTGCTTGGAGAGACATCCTGTTTTGTTTTAGGCGACCAATAGTGTGTGGTTGTTCGGAGCATTCCAGGATTGTAAGTCACGTAGCAACCGCAGCTGACAACGGCATGCCTGCTTCCGTCAGTGCCTCTGATACGGCAGAGGTTGGATTAGCGCCCAGAAATCACCTAGTGTGACCAATCTCGCAAATTCTGAACTGTTGCGTACAGGGCGATGCGCTCATCGAGCTAACCTTGCCGCCGGATCATTAGTCTCGACAAACGCGCATATGAGATGTTAGCTCCGGGGATTCGGTGGCGGTTGGCTGTGGGCGCTAATGACTCAGGGTTGACGAAGCGAAGACGGCACGAACTCGGTACTCAGCGTTTCGGGGCTTTCGGTGAGGTAGTACGTGGGGATCTTCGGATACTGCTCTTCGACCAGTTGCAGGGTGCGGAAGTCGAAGCTCTGCACCTCGGAGCGGCCCTCCATGTGATTGCGCATGACAATTCCGCAGAGGGTGGTGACGAAGGTCTGCGGATCGACGGTGTGGTTGGTGGTGGGTTCTTCGCCGGGTATGGGCACGGGCAAGCTGGCTACGGAGTTACCTGCGGGGTCGTTGGGCAGCGGGAGGATCTTGGTCTCGATGTTGAAGCGGACTTTGGCGGCGTTGGCGGCGCGGGTGGCGGCTTCGGGGTTCGATTTGCCGGGGCCGGTTGCGTAGTAATCCGTGTAGAAGGCGACGAAGCGGAAGAGCTGCTCGACCTGGGTGGGGACGTAGGGGTTGATGAGGTGTTCTTGCTTGGCGAAGGCGACGGCGACGGGAGACAGGCTGAGGTCGTTGGTCTGGACGCCGGGCGGATACGAGCCGGTGCGCAGCTTGTCGCAGATGAAGGTGCGCTGCGCCTCGGTGCTGGAGATGTCGCGGATATAGGTGCGGTTCTCAAGGGTGTAAGGAGTCCCGTCGGCGTGGCGGCAGGACTGCGGATCGAGGAACTGATCGTGCCAGATCATGGAGACGTGGTCGGTGGTGACTCCGGTGTCGGTCTCGAGCGTGGTGGCGAGGTGGTCGAGCCCGTTCTCAAACGAGGGCAATGTGTTTTCGGGGCGGAGACCTCGGCCTCCTCGATGGGCGGCGACGTCGAAGCCGGCGAAATAAGCGGCGTCGGCTGCGGCCTCCTCTTTGAGGACAGCCTGCAGAATGTCGGGGCGATCAGTGATGATGCCGTCGACGCGCAGGTGGAGCAGGGCACGCATCTTTGCCGGGTCGTTAGTGGTCCAGGGGACGACGCGGAAGCCTGCGTGATGAAGCTGCGTAACGTCGACTGGAGGGTTGTCGCCGAGCAGCGTCGCGTCGAAGGGCGAAAGCACCGGAGTGGGCGCGCCGTGGGCCTCCGCATGGGTACGGGCTGCGGTCATCAGGGCAAGGAAGGGATTGGTGGGCATAATGGGGGCCTGACTGCAACGGCTTAAGGGTGAAATTGCATGGGAGGCCGATGATAGTCGATGAGATGGTTCCTGAATTAAGGTTCCTTTCGCAGCGCGGTAGTCAGGTTTCCCTTGGCTGCCTTGAGTCTTGCTTCGGCGGCGGCGCGATCGAGAGACAGCTTCTGCATGACGATGGCGGTCTTTACCGTTCCTGCTTCGGCGAGCAGCTTTGCGGCGGTGGGATGATCTACGCCCGTGGCGTCGCTGATGATTCGCCGGCCCCGGTCTATTAATTTCTCGTTAGTTGTTTGCACGTTGACCATGAGGTTGCCGTAGACGGCCCCGGCGCGGATCATGACCCCGGTGCTGATCATGTTGAGGACTAATTTTGTGGCGGTTCCGGCCTTGAGGCGGGTGCTGCCGGTGAGGACCTCTGGCCCCGTGTTGGGCGCGATAGCAATGTCGGCGATGGCAGCGATCTCTGAGCCGGAGACGCAGGCCAGCGAGATGGTGAGGGCGCCGAGTTTACGGGCGTGACGAAGCGCGCCCAGGACGTAGGGAGTGCGACCACTGGCGGCGATGCCGATGAGGGCGTCACGGGACGTAAAGGCGCGGGCGACGAGGTCGGCTTCCCCCTGTTCGGGCGAGTCTTCGGACGTTTCGCTGGAGTGGCGCAGGGCGCTGTCCCCCCCGGCGATGATGCCCTGAAAGAGCGATGGGGGGACAGAGAAGGTCGGGGGACACTCCGATGCATCGAGGACGCCGAGTCGGCCGCTGGTGCCTGCACCTATATAGAAGAGGCGTCCGCCGTGTTCGAAGCGATCGGCGATGGCGTCTACCGCGTTGGCGATTTGAGGAAGTTCGGCGGCAACGGCCGCGGCGACTTTGGTGTCCTCTTCGTTAATGATGCGGAGCATCTCGATGGTGGAAAGCTGATCGATGTGCTCGCTGGCAGGGTTGCAGGCTTCGGTGGGGAGAGTGGCAAGATTCATGGTGCTTCCATGATGGGCCTTGAGGCTAATGACTGCAATGATTGAGTTTCGAGGTTGTAGGATGGGGTGTGGAGATTTTACCTGGAACCTTCAGGTGAACTCGCTAACGATCAGAGTGTCCCATATAATCAAGGCTTCGCTGAATGTGCTGGCGGAGCGTTATTTCAAGAGCAGTGAGGGTGTGCGTATCTTTACCGTGAATCGAGAGAGCGGAAGCTCCCTGAAAAGCAAGACCAAGCCTGTGTGCACGCGCTCCAGCCGCTCCCGTATCGCTCAAGCCGTGCTTCTTTCCTCCATTGCAATATTGACCGGCCCAGCGCTGTTTGCGCAGAATAATGCTGCCACGACGCCTACGGCGGAGCAGGGAGTGCAGACGCTGTGCCAGCCAGAGGTAATTGGCAATCGCAGGATTCCTAAGGAGTCAGTGCTGGCGCGGCTGTTCAGCCACCAGAATGACCTCTACGATCCGGCGGTCGTCGAGCGGGACTTCAACTCGCTGTGGAACACCGGCTACTTTGACAATATCCGGATTGAGCGGGTGGATACGCCGAAGTGCGTGCAGCTCATCATCTATGTCAAAGAGAAGCCCACCATCAAAGAGCTTCTTTATAAGGGTTTGAGTTCGGTCTCGCAGTCGGATGTTCTCGAAGCCTTCAAGAAGGCCAAGGTCGGACTTTCGGTCGAGAGTCAGTATGACCCCACCAAGATCAAGCGTGCCGAGGTCGTCATCAAAGAGATGCTGGCCGCGCATGGCCATCAGTTTGCCACTGTCACCGAGACCATTAAGACCATTCCGCCTGCGGGTGTTTCCGTAACCTTCAATGTGAAGGAAGGACCGACGGTCAAGGTGGGTAAGATCGAGTTCACCGGCAACAACAACCTGAGCGACCGTACCCTGCGCCGGGCGATGAAGAACCTGAAGCCCATTGGGATACCGCACTCCATTATTCTCGAAAACCTGTTCGCGCGGACGTTCGACGCGACCAAGCTCGATGAAGACACCGAACGCGTACGGCAGGCTTATCGCGACCGCGGCTACTTCAAGGCCGTAACAACCGAGCCGACGACCCATGTGCGCGATGCAGGCGGGTTGAACCCATTCACGTTGCGGCCGTCGAAGGGCAAGCGGGTCGACATCCTGATGCCGGTCGAAGAGGGCGAACGCTATCATCTGGGCGGCATTACCTTCTCGGGCAACAAGGCGGTGACGAATACGAGGGTCCTGCGAGCGCAGTTCTTGCAGAAGGATGGCGAGTGGTTCGATGCCACGAAGTTCAGCAAGGGCCTGGACC from Edaphobacter paludis includes:
- the murQ gene encoding N-acetylmuramic acid 6-phosphate etherase, with product MNLATLPTEACNPASEHIDQLSTIEMLRIINEEDTKVAAAVAAELPQIANAVDAIADRFEHGGRLFYIGAGTSGRLGVLDASECPPTFSVPPSLFQGIIAGGDSALRHSSETSEDSPEQGEADLVARAFTSRDALIGIAASGRTPYVLGALRHARKLGALTISLACVSGSEIAAIADIAIAPNTGPEVLTGSTRLKAGTATKLVLNMISTGVMIRAGAVYGNLMVNVQTTNEKLIDRGRRIISDATGVDHPTAAKLLAEAGTVKTAIVMQKLSLDRAAAEARLKAAKGNLTTALRKEP
- the ruvB gene encoding Holliday junction branch migration DNA helicase RuvB; the protein is MDIPKNKSKVDLNRASAEAERLVSAGRVDEDAAFELKLRPTRLREFVGQEKAKEQLAIALEAAKSRGEALDHVLLFGPPGLGKTTLATIIANELEVGYQQTSGPALQIQGDLTAILTNLRERQVLFLDEIHRLQPVLEEKLYTALEDYKLDIIIGQGPAARTHVMDIKPFTFVAATTRPGLLSSPLRSRFGILLRLEFYTDDELRFVVERSAEVMGVPIDRDGAAEIAMRSRGTPRIANRLLRRVRDYAQVRAQGIIDRPVAQAALTLLEVDAHGFDELDRRLLRTIIEKYDGGPVGLNTLAAALAEEQDALEEVYEPFLIQIGFLDRTPRGRVATRLAYEHLGIEMPRKLSLF
- a CDS encoding glycerophosphodiester phosphodiesterase family protein, translated to MPTNPFLALMTAARTHAEAHGAPTPVLSPFDATLLGDNPPVDVTQLHHAGFRVVPWTTNDPAKMRALLHLRVDGIITDRPDILQAVLKEEAAADAAYFAGFDVAAHRGGRGLRPENTLPSFENGLDHLATTLETDTGVTTDHVSMIWHDQFLDPQSCRHADGTPYTLENRTYIRDISSTEAQRTFICDKLRTGSYPPGVQTNDLSLSPVAVAFAKQEHLINPYVPTQVEQLFRFVAFYTDYYATGPGKSNPEAATRAANAAKVRFNIETKILPLPNDPAGNSVASLPVPIPGEEPTTNHTVDPQTFVTTLCGIVMRNHMEGRSEVQSFDFRTLQLVEEQYPKIPTYYLTESPETLSTEFVPSSLRQP